From a region of the Phragmites australis chromosome 21, lpPhrAust1.1, whole genome shotgun sequence genome:
- the LOC133903451 gene encoding pre-mRNA-processing factor 19-like has protein sequence MICAISGEVPDEPVVSKKSGLLFERRLIERYIEDHGKCPVTKEELTMDDIVPVKTNKVVKPRPLQAASIPGLLGIFQNEWDALMLSNFALEQQLHTARQELSHALYQHDAACRVIARLKKERDEARTLLAQAERQIPASVVGAAPAPVVSNGKRAAMEDEIGPDGKKIHPGINAIMIDELTECNTMLSAQRKKRQVPPSLAPIDALERYTQISSHPLHKTNKPGILSMDIHPSKDIVATGGIDTNAVLFDRQSGQILCTLTGHSKKITSLKFVPRDELFVTGSADKTVRIWQGSEDGNYNCIHTLKDHTAEVEAVTVHATQKYFVTASKDNSWCFYDISTGSCLTQVGEASGQEGYTSASFHPDGLILGTGTTDAIVKIWDVKTQSNVAKFEGHVGPVTAMSFSENGYFLATAALDGVKLWDLRKLRNFRTFSPYDSDTPTNAVEFDFSGSYLAIGGSDIRVYQVANVKVEWNVIKTLPDLSGTGKVTSVKFGADSKYIAVGSMDRNLRIFGLPGDDQMDDSKSSAE, from the exons ATGATCTGTGCAA TCTCCGGCGAGGTGCCGGACGAGCCGGTGGTGTCCAAGAAGTCGGGTCTCCTCTTCGAGCGGCGGCTCATCGAGCGCTACATTGAG GACCATGGCAAGTGTCCGGTCACCAAGGAGGAGCTCACCATGGATGATATCGTGCCGGTCAAGACGAACAAG GTTGTGAAGCCCAGGCCTTTGCAGGCTGCAAGCATTCCAGGTCTCCTTGGGATTTTTCAAAAC GAGTGGGATGCTCTCATGCTTTCTAATTTTGCTTTGGAGCAGCAGCTTCACACAGCAAGACAAGAACTTAGTCATGCGCTGTACCAG CATGATGCTGCCTGCCGTGTTATAGCCAGATTGAAGAAGGAAAGAGATGAGGCTAGAACGCTTTTGGCTCAAGCTGAGAGACAGATTCCAGCATCCGTTGTAGGAGCTGCTCCTGCACCTGTTGTTTCCAATGGAAAAAGAGCAGCAATGGAAGATGAAATTGGTCCTGACGGGAAGAAGATTCATCCTGGTATCAACGCTATCATGATTGATGAACTTACAGAGTGTAATACCATGCTTTCAGCACAACGTAAGAAAAGACAG GTTCCACCGTCCCTGGCGCCGATCgatgcacttgagagatatacTCAGATCTCCAGCCATCCACTTCATAAGACAAACAAACCAGGCATTTTATCCATGGACATCCATCCTTCGAAG GACATTGTTGCAACTGGGGGTATCGATACAAATGCAGTACTCTTTGATCGGCAATCCGGTCAAATTTTGTGCACGCTTACTGGTCACTCAAAGAAG ATAACCAGTTTGAAATTTGTTCCTCGGGATGAACTCTTTGTAACTGGATCAGCAGATAAG ACTGTTCGCATTTGGCAAGGGAGCGAGGATGGAAACTATAACTGCATCCATACATTGAAAGATCATACTGCTGAG GTTGAAGCTGTTACAGTCCATGCGACTCAGAAGTACTTCGTGACTGCTTCCAAGGATAACTCGTGGTGCTTCTATGATATTTCAACAGGATCCTGCCTCACACAG GTTGGTGAGGCTTCAGGACAAGAGGGATATACATCTGCATCTTTCCATCCAGATGGTCTTATCCTTGGAACAGGAACTACTGATGCTATTGTCAAAATTTGGGATGTGAAGACTCAG TCAAATGTTGCAAAGTTTGAGGGGCATGTTGGACCAGTCACCGCTATGTCTTTCTCTGAAAATGGTTACTTCCTAGCG ACGGCTGCTCTTGATGGTGTCAAGCTTTGGGATCTTCggaaattaagaaattttaGGACGTTCTCTCCCTATGATTCGGACACGCCAACCAATGCTG TGGAATTTGATTTTAGTGGAAGCTATCTTGCCATTGGTGGTTCAGATATAAG GGTTTACCAAGTAGCCAATGTTAAGGTCGAATGGAATGTTATCAAGACATTACCGGATCTATCAGGAACAG GGAAAGTAACTTCTGTGAAGTTTGGAGCCGATTCCAAGTACATTGCCGTGGGTTCTATGGACCGGAACCTACGGATATTTGGGCTCCCCGGAGATGACCAAATGGACGATTCAAAATCATCAGCTGAGTGA
- the LOC133903587 gene encoding uncharacterized protein LOC133903587 isoform X2: MLDDDHHPFADGISSPIAAHILDFCDDGSGGDLFAAVNASSDMFTASSEDASSSSAAKPPACAAAASAFSPMPSLDSTLSALLEEDETPGPDAELFLPIDYAFPAAVGGGEPQKEQQQFGQVPVSLPVSAATEHPALQTQMSSTASELMHLASSGYSDECYAAAMVGGGYVGLEEALCQEQQPLPHGALFPAGVAEAAAQGACFFGKEAAQGGFFGTGCTGMVMPMMGMEEIGEYQRMMESASAALVATHSPDADSAAGQMAFGGNAGEMQMGGSMSPGRLPAATETSSLDDGSFKSVRITVEERREKIHRYIKKRNERNFSKKIKYACRKTLADSRPRVRGRFAKNDDYGEPSRAMQNHEEYEQIAGMKGEEMLHSDALQAHLSGMNSYMYNHTVESWI, encoded by the exons ATGCTCGACGACGACCATCATCCCTTCGCC GATGGCATCTCGAGCCCCATAGCGGCGCACATCCTGGACTTCTGCGACGACGGCAGCGGGGGCGACCTCTTCGCGGCGGTGAACGCCTCCTCGGACATGTTCACGGCCTCCTCCGAGGACGCCTCGTCGTCGTCCGCCGCGAAGCCTCCCGCATGCGCGGCCGCTGCCTCGGCCTTCTCCCCCATGCCGTCCTTGGACTCCACCCTCTCGGCGCTCCTCGAGGAAGACGAGACGCCGGGCCCCGACGCCGAGCTGTTCCTCCCCATCGATTACGCGTTCCCGGCGGCGGTCGGCGGTGGAGAGCCCCagaaggagcagcagcagtTCGGCCAGGTGCCGGTGTCGCTCCCGGTGTCCGCCGCGACAGAGCACCCGGCGCTGCAGACGCAGATGAGCAGCACGGCGTCCGAGCTCATGCACCTCGCTTCCTCGGGGTACAGCGACGAGTGCTACGCGGCGGCGATGGTCGGAGGAGGCTACGTGGGTCTGGAGGAGGCTCTGTGCCAGGAGCAGCAACCACTGCCGCACGGCGCGTTGTTCCCTGCCGGAGTTGCCGAGGCCGCGGCTCAGGGGGCCTGCTTCTTCGGCAAGGAGGCGGCGCAAGGTGGCTTCTTCGGCACCGGCTGCACCGGCATGGTGATGCCCATGATGGGGATGGAGGAGATCGGCGAGTACCAGCGTATGATGGAAAGCGCCAGCGCCGCGCTGGTCGCCACGCACAGTCCTGACGCAGACTCCGCCGCCGGGCAGATGGCGTTCGGCGGCAACGCCGGGGAAATGCAG ATGGGCGGGAGCATGAGCCCGGGGCggctgccggcggcgacggAGACGTCCAGCCTGGATGACGGGAGCTTCAAGTCCGTCCGCATCACCGTCGAAGAGAGGCGGGAGAAGATCCACAGGTACATCAAGAAGCGGAACGAGCGGAACTTCAGCAAGAAGATCAAG TACGCTTGCAGAAAGACCCTGGCGGACAGCAGGCCCCGTGTCCGCGGCAGGTTCGCGAAGAACGACGACTACGGCGAGCCGTCGAGGGCGATGCAGAACCACGAGGAATATGAGCAGATT GCCGGCATGAAGGGAGAAGAAATGCTGCACTCTGATGCCCTGCAGGCTCATCTCAGCGGGATGAACTCCTACATGTACAACCACACGGTGGAATCATGGATATAA
- the LOC133903966 gene encoding large ribosomal subunit protein uL14 encodes MSKRGRGGSAGNKFRMSLGLPVAATVNCADNTGAKNLYIISVKGIKGRLNRLPSACVGDMVMATVKKGKPDLRKKVMPAVIVRQRKPWRRKDGVYMYFEDNAGVIVNPKGEMKGSAITGPIGKECADLWPRIASAANAIV; translated from the exons atgtCCAAGCGCG GGAGGGGCGGGTCGGCGGGGAACAAGTTCCGCATGTCGCTGGGTCTGCCTGTGGCCGCCACGGTGAACTGCGCCGACAACACTGGCGCCAAGAACCTCTACATCATCTCCGTCAAGGGCATCAAGGGGAGGCTGAACCGGCTCCCATCGGCCTGCGTCGGCGACATGGTCATGGCCACCGTGAAGAAGGGGAAGCCCGACCTCAGGAAGAAGGTCATGCCCGCCGTCATCGTCCGCCAGCGCAAGCCGTGGCGCCGCAAGGATGGAGTCTACATGTACTTCGAAG ATAATGCTGGAGTGATCGTGAACCCCAAGGGTGAGATGAAAG GATCTGCTATCACTGGACCCATTGGCAAGGAGTGTGCTGACCTTTGGCCTAGGATTGCTAGTGCAGCAAATGCCATTGTCTGA
- the LOC133903675 gene encoding LOW QUALITY PROTEIN: receptor-like protein 19 (The sequence of the model RefSeq protein was modified relative to this genomic sequence to represent the inferred CDS: deleted 1 base in 1 codon), translating to MENVNGMQSLYLKENQLHGEFPDNIREDCSFEALDFSGNWIEGQLPRSLVACKNLEVFDVGNNKISDSFPCWMSTLHKLEVLVLRSNRLFGQVAQSLAEEKSTCAFPRAKIIDLSSNSFYGTLPQDQWFKNLMSMIFRDPNTSLIMDHELPGVTMTYEYTAAIIYKGHDITFAKILTTLVFIDFSNNAFYGSIPAAIGELGLLHGLNISHNFLTGPIPSQLGYLNQLEALDLSSNELSGEISQELASLDFLTTLNLSDNRLMGSMPMSPHFLTFSNSSFMGNSGLFGPPLSKECINTTTTTMVSHRYDKKYVDIMLFLFSGLGFGVGFVIAIVVMQGIPIRK from the exons ATGGAGAATGTTAATGGGATGCAGTCATTATACTTAAAAGAAAATCAACTGCACGGAGAGTTCCCAGACAATATTAGGGAAGACTGCTCCTTTGAGGCATTAGATTTCAGTGGCAATTGGATTGAAGGGCAGTTGCCTAGATCTCTGGTTGCTTGCAAAAACTTGGAGGTCTTTGATGTTGGAAATAATAAAATCAGTGACTCTTTTCCATGTTGGATGAGTACACTTCATAAACTTGAAGTCCTTGTCCTCAGATCCAACAGGTTATTTGGACAGGTCGCACAATCTCTTGCAGAAGAAAAAAGTACTTGTGCATTTCCAAGGGCAAAAATTATTGATCTATCCTCAAACAGCTTCTATGGCACATTGCCCCAAGACCAATGGTTTAAGAATTTGATGTCAATGATATTTAGGGATCCAAATACGTCATTGATCATGGATCATGAATTGCCAGGAGTGACAATGACCTATGAATATACCGCTGCAATCATATATAAGGGACATGATATCACCTTTGCGAAGATACTAACAACACTTGTATTCATTGATTTCTCCAACAATGCTTTCTATGGTAGCATCCCTGCAGCTATTGGGGAGCTTGGTTTGCTACATGGGCTCAACATTTCACATAACTTTCTCACTGGGCCGATTCCATCTCAACTCGGTTATTTGAACCAATTGGAAGCTCTGGACCTGTCCTCCAATGAGCTTTCTGGGGAGATCTCACAGGAGCTAGCATCGTTAGACTTTCTCACAACATTAAACTTGTCCGACAACAGGTTGATGGGAAGCATGCCGATGTCGCCTCACTTCTTGACATTCTCCAATAGCTCATTTATGGGAAACAGCGGTTTGTTTGGGCCTCCATTATCAAAAGAGTGCAtcaacacaacaacaacaactatggtGTCACATCGTTATGAC AAAAAATATGTGGACATTAtgttgttcctcttttctgGATTGGGATTTGGTGTAGGGTTTGTGATTGCAATTGTAGTGATGCAGGGAATCCCCATTAGAAAATGA
- the LOC133903587 gene encoding uncharacterized protein LOC133903587 isoform X1, translating to MEPLSEMMFLEDLIAVASGELCIDGISSPIAAHILDFCDDGSGGDLFAAVNASSDMFTASSEDASSSSAAKPPACAAAASAFSPMPSLDSTLSALLEEDETPGPDAELFLPIDYAFPAAVGGGEPQKEQQQFGQVPVSLPVSAATEHPALQTQMSSTASELMHLASSGYSDECYAAAMVGGGYVGLEEALCQEQQPLPHGALFPAGVAEAAAQGACFFGKEAAQGGFFGTGCTGMVMPMMGMEEIGEYQRMMESASAALVATHSPDADSAAGQMAFGGNAGEMQMGGSMSPGRLPAATETSSLDDGSFKSVRITVEERREKIHRYIKKRNERNFSKKIKYACRKTLADSRPRVRGRFAKNDDYGEPSRAMQNHEEYEQIAGMKGEEMLHSDALQAHLSGMNSYMYNHTVESWI from the exons ATGGAACCTTTGTCAGAGATGATGTTCCTGGAGGATTTGATCGCCGTGGCTTCCGGTGAACTATGCATT GATGGCATCTCGAGCCCCATAGCGGCGCACATCCTGGACTTCTGCGACGACGGCAGCGGGGGCGACCTCTTCGCGGCGGTGAACGCCTCCTCGGACATGTTCACGGCCTCCTCCGAGGACGCCTCGTCGTCGTCCGCCGCGAAGCCTCCCGCATGCGCGGCCGCTGCCTCGGCCTTCTCCCCCATGCCGTCCTTGGACTCCACCCTCTCGGCGCTCCTCGAGGAAGACGAGACGCCGGGCCCCGACGCCGAGCTGTTCCTCCCCATCGATTACGCGTTCCCGGCGGCGGTCGGCGGTGGAGAGCCCCagaaggagcagcagcagtTCGGCCAGGTGCCGGTGTCGCTCCCGGTGTCCGCCGCGACAGAGCACCCGGCGCTGCAGACGCAGATGAGCAGCACGGCGTCCGAGCTCATGCACCTCGCTTCCTCGGGGTACAGCGACGAGTGCTACGCGGCGGCGATGGTCGGAGGAGGCTACGTGGGTCTGGAGGAGGCTCTGTGCCAGGAGCAGCAACCACTGCCGCACGGCGCGTTGTTCCCTGCCGGAGTTGCCGAGGCCGCGGCTCAGGGGGCCTGCTTCTTCGGCAAGGAGGCGGCGCAAGGTGGCTTCTTCGGCACCGGCTGCACCGGCATGGTGATGCCCATGATGGGGATGGAGGAGATCGGCGAGTACCAGCGTATGATGGAAAGCGCCAGCGCCGCGCTGGTCGCCACGCACAGTCCTGACGCAGACTCCGCCGCCGGGCAGATGGCGTTCGGCGGCAACGCCGGGGAAATGCAG ATGGGCGGGAGCATGAGCCCGGGGCggctgccggcggcgacggAGACGTCCAGCCTGGATGACGGGAGCTTCAAGTCCGTCCGCATCACCGTCGAAGAGAGGCGGGAGAAGATCCACAGGTACATCAAGAAGCGGAACGAGCGGAACTTCAGCAAGAAGATCAAG TACGCTTGCAGAAAGACCCTGGCGGACAGCAGGCCCCGTGTCCGCGGCAGGTTCGCGAAGAACGACGACTACGGCGAGCCGTCGAGGGCGATGCAGAACCACGAGGAATATGAGCAGATT GCCGGCATGAAGGGAGAAGAAATGCTGCACTCTGATGCCCTGCAGGCTCATCTCAGCGGGATGAACTCCTACATGTACAACCACACGGTGGAATCATGGATATAA